In Arthrobacter citreus, a single genomic region encodes these proteins:
- a CDS encoding EcsC family protein, whose translation MDQLTEFKLWIELNDLIEKKQQHQNLNKFEQIYQKASNLLLQKIPQDYSNAFNDFFSTAFFHTQSLLQTSKHFQEKKLDILNRAQILKSDIKTISDLRKLPLRQLNFLAEQEISKALIISCVQGGISGTSSKLALFGDLPAILLINLKSVQEIALCYGYDVSIPKEMECSLKVLQGAILPSPQRYVIWNHLMTDIQKHEDDDVFATWENEFKGEGFYYTLLLQMSKLFVIHSLRKKLFGGIPLLGVTVGSKWNESFTKNVLEYTKQFYQYRILSKRIALEE comes from the coding sequence ATGGATCAGTTGACAGAATTTAAATTATGGATTGAACTGAACGATTTAATTGAAAAGAAACAACAACATCAAAATTTAAATAAATTTGAGCAGATCTATCAAAAAGCTTCTAATCTTCTCCTTCAGAAAATTCCTCAAGACTATTCGAATGCCTTTAATGATTTTTTTTCAACAGCTTTTTTCCACACACAGTCGTTATTACAAACATCAAAACATTTTCAAGAAAAGAAACTAGATATCCTAAATCGAGCTCAAATTTTGAAAAGTGATATTAAGACAATTAGTGATTTAAGAAAATTACCATTAAGACAACTAAATTTTTTAGCTGAGCAAGAAATATCGAAAGCATTAATCATTTCATGTGTTCAAGGTGGGATCAGCGGAACTAGTTCAAAACTAGCCTTATTTGGCGACTTGCCGGCAATACTATTAATTAATCTGAAATCGGTACAAGAAATAGCGCTTTGTTATGGATATGATGTTAGTATTCCAAAGGAGATGGAGTGTAGCTTAAAAGTACTTCAAGGTGCAATTCTCCCGTCACCTCAGAGATATGTTATATGGAATCATTTAATGACAGATATTCAAAAGCATGAAGATGATGATGTATTTGCGACTTGGGAAAATGAATTTAAAGGAGAAGGTTTCTACTATACGCTCCTTTTACAAATGAGTAAGTTATTCGTCATACATTCATTGAGGAAAAAGCTATTTGGTGGTATTCCACTATTAGGGGTCACGGTAGGATCTAAATGGAATGAATCGTTTACCAAAAATGTATTAGAGTATACGAAACAATTTTATCAATATCGAATATTATCAAAAAGAATTGCTTTAGAAGAATAA
- a CDS encoding acetate kinase, producing MANILAINAGSSSLKFQLIEMPSEKVLTIGLVERIGLKDSVFVITVNGEKIKEVTDIADHSVAVKMLLEKLTGLGVISSYDEINGVGHRVVHGGELFTDSVLITEEVEKQIDELSDLAPLHNPANLVGIRAFKELLPNVPAVAVFDTAFHQTMPEESYLYSLPYEYYKQFGIRKYGFHGTSHKYVTERAAEMIGKPIEELRFISCHLGNGASIAAVEGGKSIDTSMGFTPLAGVTMGTRSGNLDPALIPFIMEKTGKTAEEVLEVLNKQSGMLGISGFSSDLRDIESAAEEGNKRAKIAQSVFVNRIHKYLGSYAARMKGVDAIIFTAGIGENGPEIRQAVLEGLEFMGVYFDPSKNNFRGKEAFISFDHSPVKVIVIPTNEEVMIARDVMRVGM from the coding sequence ATGGCAAATATTCTTGCGATTAATGCAGGCTCATCGTCATTAAAGTTTCAGTTAATTGAAATGCCTAGTGAAAAAGTACTTACAATTGGTTTAGTAGAGCGTATCGGTTTAAAGGATAGCGTATTTGTAATTACAGTAAATGGTGAAAAAATTAAAGAAGTTACTGATATCGCAGATCATTCTGTAGCAGTAAAAATGCTTCTTGAGAAGCTAACAGGTTTAGGCGTAATTTCTTCATATGATGAAATTAATGGTGTTGGACATCGTGTAGTTCATGGTGGAGAATTATTTACTGATTCTGTTTTAATTACTGAAGAAGTTGAGAAGCAAATTGACGAACTTTCTGATTTAGCTCCACTTCATAATCCAGCTAACTTAGTTGGTATTCGTGCGTTTAAAGAACTATTACCGAATGTTCCTGCAGTAGCAGTGTTTGATACTGCATTCCATCAAACAATGCCTGAAGAGTCTTATCTTTATAGCTTACCTTACGAGTACTATAAACAATTTGGTATTCGTAAATATGGATTCCACGGTACATCTCATAAGTATGTAACTGAGAGAGCGGCTGAAATGATTGGTAAACCTATTGAAGAGTTAAGATTCATTTCATGTCACCTAGGAAATGGTGCAAGTATTGCTGCAGTTGAGGGTGGAAAATCAATTGATACTTCAATGGGGTTCACGCCACTTGCAGGTGTTACAATGGGTACTCGTTCTGGTAACTTAGACCCTGCTTTAATTCCATTTATTATGGAAAAAACAGGCAAAACAGCTGAGGAAGTACTTGAAGTATTAAACAAACAAAGCGGTATGCTTGGAATCTCAGGATTCTCAAGTGATTTACGTGACATTGAAAGTGCTGCTGAAGAAGGCAACAAACGTGCTAAAATCGCACAAAGTGTATTCGTAAACCGTATCCACAAATATTTAGGTTCATACGCTGCTCGTATGAAAGGTGTAGATGCGATTATTTTCACAGCAGGTATTGGTGAAAATGGTCCGGAAATTCGTCAAGCCGTTTTAGAAGGTCTTGAATTTATGGGAGTTTATTTTGACCCAAGTAAAAATAACTTTAGAGGAAAAGAAGCTTTCATTAGCTTTGATCACTCACCAGTTAAAGTTATCGTTATTCCTACAAATGAAGAAGTTATGATTGCAAGAGACGTAATGCGTGTTGGAATGTAA
- the ald gene encoding alanine dehydrogenase — MRIGVPKEIKNNENRVAMTPAGVMNLVGHGHTVFIETSAGLGSGFTDEEYVTAGATIVETAQEAWNNEMVMKVKEPIPSEYGYFREGLILFTYLHLAPEPELTKALIDNKVVGIAYETVQVGNTLPLLTPMSEVAGRMSAQIGAQFLEKNKGGKGILLGGVPGVRRGKVTIIGGGVAGTNAAKVAVGLGAHVTMIDLNPDRLRQLDDIFGHQITTLMSNPYNIAEAVKESDLVIGAVLIPGAKAPKLVTKEMIESMEPGSVVVDIAIDQGGIFETTDRITTHDFPTYEKHGVVHYAVANMPGAVPRTSTMALTNVTVPYAVQIANKGYQKACLENTALFKGINTLDGYVTYEAVAEAHGLEYKEATTLLQGTSVSTN, encoded by the coding sequence ATGCGTATTGGGGTACCAAAAGAAATAAAAAATAACGAAAATCGTGTAGCAATGACACCAGCTGGAGTAATGAACTTAGTTGGACATGGTCACACAGTTTTCATTGAAACAAGTGCTGGACTTGGTTCAGGTTTTACTGATGAAGAATACGTAACAGCTGGCGCAACAATTGTTGAAACAGCGCAAGAAGCTTGGAATAATGAAATGGTTATGAAAGTTAAAGAACCAATTCCAAGTGAGTATGGATATTTCCGTGAAGGATTAATTTTATTCACATATTTACATTTAGCTCCAGAACCTGAATTAACGAAGGCTTTAATTGATAATAAAGTAGTTGGTATTGCTTACGAAACTGTACAAGTTGGTAACACTTTACCATTATTAACTCCAATGAGCGAAGTAGCTGGACGTATGTCTGCTCAAATCGGTGCTCAATTCTTAGAAAAAAACAAAGGCGGAAAAGGTATTTTATTAGGTGGAGTACCAGGAGTACGTCGTGGCAAAGTTACAATCATTGGTGGAGGTGTAGCAGGAACAAATGCTGCTAAAGTAGCTGTTGGTCTTGGTGCTCACGTAACGATGATTGACTTAAATCCAGATCGTTTACGTCAATTAGACGATATTTTTGGTCATCAAATTACGACATTAATGTCAAACCCTTACAATATTGCTGAAGCGGTTAAAGAATCTGATCTTGTAATTGGTGCAGTATTAATTCCAGGTGCAAAAGCTCCAAAACTAGTAACAAAAGAAATGATCGAATCAATGGAACCAGGTTCAGTTGTAGTTGATATTGCAATTGACCAAGGTGGTATTTTCGAAACGACAGATCGCATTACAACTCATGATTTCCCAACGTATGAGAAACACGGAGTAGTACACTATGCTGTAGCAAATATGCCTGGTGCTGTACCTCGTACTTCTACTATGGCGTTAACAAATGTTACAGTTCCTTATGCAGTACAAATTGCTAACAAAGGCTACCAAAAAGCTTGCTTAGAAAACACTGCTTTATTCAAAGGTATTAATACACTTGATGGATATGTAACTTACGAAGCAGTAGCTGAAGCACATGGTTTAGAATATAAAGAAGCAACTACTTTATTACAAGGTACGTCTGTTTCTACAAACTAA
- a CDS encoding SDR family oxidoreductase yields the protein MRHAVITAGTKGLGKKVTESFLNEGYSVTVTYFSDEQAVIQRKEEWKDYLDNILFIKGDISDKVFIKEIVSKTMEKFGRVDCLINNAGPYLFNRKKLADYTDEEWEYLLYGNLHSVFYLLKQIIPIMRNQKYGRIINYGFQGANSASGWIYRSAFSAAKVGLVSLTKTVAYEEAENGITSNMICPGDIFGDMKEVNRDEASREGKGLAPVGRSGTGEDIARMVQFLCKEESDFITGDIFEITGGLDVINKYRHNPL from the coding sequence ATGAGACATGCTGTTATAACGGCAGGAACGAAGGGGTTAGGGAAGAAAGTAACTGAATCATTTTTAAACGAAGGATATTCAGTCACTGTTACATACTTTTCGGATGAGCAGGCCGTCATACAACGTAAAGAAGAATGGAAGGACTATTTAGATAATATTCTTTTTATAAAAGGTGATATTTCCGATAAAGTATTTATTAAAGAGATTGTCTCAAAAACGATGGAGAAATTCGGTAGGGTTGATTGTTTAATTAATAATGCTGGACCTTATTTATTTAACCGTAAAAAACTGGCTGACTACACAGATGAAGAGTGGGAATACTTGTTGTATGGAAATTTGCACAGTGTGTTTTATCTTTTAAAGCAAATTATTCCAATAATGAGAAACCAAAAATATGGTCGAATTATTAACTATGGTTTTCAAGGTGCTAATTCGGCATCGGGATGGATTTATCGATCTGCTTTCAGTGCAGCAAAAGTAGGGCTAGTTTCATTAACTAAAACTGTTGCTTATGAAGAAGCAGAAAACGGAATTACATCTAATATGATCTGTCCAGGTGATATTTTTGGCGATATGAAAGAAGTAAATCGAGATGAAGCAAGTAGAGAAGGAAAAGGGCTAGCACCTGTAGGTAGGTCTGGTACCGGAGAAGACATTGCTAGAATGGTGCAGTTTTTATGTAAGGAAGAATCTGATTTTATAACAGGAGATATATTTGAGATTACAGGCGGTTTAGATGTAATTAACAAATATAGACATAATCCATTATGA
- a CDS encoding class I SAM-dependent methyltransferase, translated as MVKENSVEFLFNYIDESTECLKDNLDISYLEALIETGENFFECEVLQEEINDSQKEKLMKTINEFSSVSKDNESIRRAFQLAILKGMKQGVQTNHEMTPDGIAFIMSYLVGKLTEGKQNLTILDPAIGTGNLLLTILNSLKDKFTASVGIDVDDVLVKIAFVIGNLLGHEVELFNQDSLAPLFVDPVDLVVCDLPVVFYPNTDRSKDFALKSKEGMSYAHHLFIEQSMNYLKSGGFFISLVPNHLFTSELSAQLQSYINETGVIQGLIQLPVSAFKDERHQKSILIIRKNAENMKKPKQALLVDFPKLTNMKAIENIMIQMNEWFKENLQ; from the coding sequence ATGGTAAAAGAGAATTCAGTAGAGTTTTTATTTAATTACATAGATGAATCGACAGAATGTTTAAAAGATAATTTAGACATATCCTATTTAGAGGCATTAATTGAAACTGGGGAAAATTTCTTTGAGTGTGAAGTGTTACAAGAAGAGATTAATGACTCACAAAAAGAAAAGCTTATGAAAACAATTAATGAATTTTCGTCAGTATCAAAGGATAATGAAAGCATTCGAAGAGCCTTTCAATTAGCAATTTTAAAAGGAATGAAACAAGGGGTGCAAACAAACCATGAAATGACTCCTGATGGCATTGCTTTTATTATGTCTTACTTAGTTGGAAAGCTGACTGAAGGAAAGCAAAATTTAACGATATTAGATCCGGCAATTGGTACGGGAAATCTTTTATTAACAATTTTAAATTCTTTAAAGGATAAATTTACTGCTTCTGTTGGGATTGATGTGGATGACGTTTTAGTTAAGATTGCGTTTGTTATTGGCAATTTGTTAGGACACGAAGTTGAATTATTTAATCAAGATAGTTTGGCACCGTTATTTGTTGATCCAGTTGATCTTGTTGTTTGTGACTTGCCTGTTGTTTTTTATCCAAACACTGATCGTTCAAAAGATTTTGCTCTAAAATCAAAAGAAGGTATGTCATATGCTCATCATTTATTTATTGAGCAAAGTATGAATTACTTAAAATCTGGTGGATTTTTCATTTCATTAGTTCCAAATCATCTATTTACGTCTGAACTATCAGCACAGTTACAGAGCTATATTAATGAAACAGGCGTTATTCAAGGATTGATACAGTTGCCAGTATCTGCCTTTAAAGATGAAAGACATCAAAAAAGTATATTAATAATCCGAAAAAATGCAGAAAATATGAAGAAGCCAAAACAGGCTTTATTAGTTGATTTCCCTAAGTTAACTAATATGAAGGCAATTGAAAATATCATGATTCAAATGAATGAATGGTTTAAAGAAAATTTACAATAA